In one window of Verrucomicrobiota bacterium DNA:
- a CDS encoding DUF1553 domain-containing protein yields the protein MRDKSATASTRVVDRLLASPRYGERWGRHWLDVVRYADTAGDNSDYPIPQMYRYRDWVIQALNRDLPYDQFVRDQLAGDLTPSDSLEETHQRWIATGYLANSRRFGSRVEDYPQHLTIEDTLDNVGRAFLGLSINCARCHDHKFDPITAADYYALYGIFQSTRYPWPGIELEKRQRDLVPLVAPSEISAAEKRKQTRDQEKRRLQRIVEKLKDSLKETPKEQKTAVEEKIKEAERAAKEFAKLPLPFELVYAVAEGSNISDAAIQMKEDPAKPGEIVRRRFLSVMPGPDLPSADTTSGRAYLADAIIHRAQPLAARVMVNRIWQHHFGQGLVPTPNDFGKQGKPPTHPELLDWLANSFIRSGWSMKAVHRAILLSRVYQLSTERSETAIARDPNNVTLASYPRRRLDAESLRDTLLTLGGNLDTRPPGPHPFPPEQDWNFTQHNPFKAVYETRRRSVYLMTQRIQRHPYLALFDGADPSASTASRTTSTTPLQALYLLNDGFVHRQAQAFAQRILHEEAAEPDRFRRA from the coding sequence TTGCGCGACAAATCCGCCACAGCCTCGACGCGAGTTGTGGATCGCCTGCTGGCCTCGCCTCGTTACGGCGAACGCTGGGGCCGCCACTGGCTCGATGTCGTGCGCTACGCCGATACGGCCGGGGACAACAGCGATTACCCCATTCCGCAGATGTACCGCTATCGCGATTGGGTCATCCAAGCCCTGAACCGCGATCTGCCCTACGACCAGTTTGTCCGTGACCAACTCGCAGGAGACCTTACCCCGTCGGACTCGCTGGAAGAAACGCATCAACGATGGATCGCGACGGGCTATCTGGCCAATTCGCGACGGTTCGGATCACGGGTGGAAGATTATCCCCAGCACCTGACCATCGAGGACACGCTCGACAATGTCGGCCGCGCCTTTCTCGGGCTCAGCATCAACTGTGCTCGCTGCCATGATCATAAGTTCGACCCTATCACCGCCGCGGATTATTACGCGCTCTACGGCATCTTCCAAAGCACACGCTATCCCTGGCCGGGCATCGAACTCGAGAAACGCCAGCGCGACCTGGTCCCCCTCGTGGCGCCGTCCGAGATCAGCGCCGCCGAAAAACGGAAACAAACCCGCGACCAGGAAAAGCGCCGGCTCCAACGAATCGTCGAAAAACTCAAGGACTCACTGAAAGAGACGCCGAAGGAGCAAAAGACCGCCGTGGAGGAGAAGATCAAGGAAGCGGAACGAGCGGCGAAGGAATTCGCCAAGCTGCCTCTCCCGTTCGAACTCGTTTATGCCGTGGCGGAGGGATCCAACATCAGCGACGCCGCCATCCAGATGAAAGAAGACCCCGCTAAACCAGGCGAAATCGTGCGCCGCCGTTTCCTCTCCGTCATGCCCGGACCCGATCTTCCTTCCGCCGACACCACCAGCGGGCGCGCTTATCTGGCGGACGCCATCATCCACCGCGCCCAGCCGCTGGCCGCGCGGGTCATGGTCAATCGAATCTGGCAGCATCACTTCGGCCAAGGACTGGTCCCCACTCCCAACGATTTCGGGAAGCAGGGCAAACCGCCCACACACCCTGAATTGCTGGACTGGCTCGCGAACTCCTTCATCCGATCCGGCTGGTCCATGAAAGCGGTCCATCGCGCCATCCTCCTCTCACGCGTTTACCAGCTATCGACCGAACGCTCGGAAACCGCCATCGCCCGTGATCCCAACAACGTTACGCTCGCGTCCTACCCGCGGCGCCGGTTGGACGCCGAATCACTCCGCGATACCCTGCTCACCCTGGGAGGGAACCTGGACACCCGCCCGCCCGGTCCCCACCCGTTTCCGCCCGAGCAAGACTGGAACTTCACCCAGCACAATCCGTTCAAAGCCGTCTATGAAACCCGGCGCCGCAGCGTCTATCTGATGACCCAGCGCATTCAACGACATCCCTATCTCGCGCTTTTCGACGGCGCCGATCCCTCCGCCAGCACCGCTTCCCGGACGACCAGCACCACCCCGTTGCAGGCGCTTTACCTCCTCAACGACGGGTTTGTGCATCGGCAAGCCCAAGCGTTCGCCCAAAGGATTCTCCACGAGGAAGCGGCCGAGCCGGACCGGTTCCGCCGGGCTTAG